In Drosophila ananassae strain 14024-0371.13 chromosome 3R, ASM1763931v2, whole genome shotgun sequence, the DNA window TGGATCGTGTGTCCGATCCTGAGGTCTTGAATATGGACTGCCATGCTCCACTTAAAGATGCAGTTGGTGGCGCCTGCTTGCTGGCAGGCTGGCAGTCATGATCGCTGGTGTGGCGATGTCGTAGGCAGAAGTTGAGGTGGCACTGCGAGCACTTGACCGGAACCAGTTCTTTGCGCTTGCATCCCTTTGCGTGGCAACGATTGGTGTAGATCTTCTTGCTTTCCGACTTACACTGCTGGTCGATGTGCTGACCCACTGTGACGTCGGGCTGTACGCCCGGAGGGGTTGGCACGGGCTCACGACAAAGTGGGCAGATGGGCACCTGGACATTCTTCCTGTGGGCTCCTGGGCAGCTGTGGCGCTCGTAGTTGTAGTGCGAGGCGCAAAAG includes these proteins:
- the LOC6504261 gene encoding AN1-type zinc finger protein 2A; the protein is MEFPHLGQHCSEPSCNLLDFLPVKCDSCDKVFCASHYNYERHSCPGAHRKNVQVPICPLCREPVPTPPGVQPDVTVGQHIDQQCKSESKKIYTNRCHAKGCKRKELVPVKCSQCHLNFCLRHRHTSDHDCQPASKQAPPTASLSGAWQSIFKTSGSDTRSMAAQAAERRRQTKPTNSSTNSNPRPQATQVQNIQGNMSEDEALARALALSIMEQDEAAGLNRQSGAANSQQVTVGGGDSQQGTAKDKCLLS